From a region of the Cololabis saira isolate AMF1-May2022 chromosome 8, fColSai1.1, whole genome shotgun sequence genome:
- the sys1 gene encoding protein SYS1 homolog, with protein MASNFRSYIWDPVLIVCQIVLMQCIYYSFLGLWLAGVDSLVQSGRSLDQIFSYELLGFATMQGRLSMMAFILNSLTCALGLWFFIRRGKQCLDFTVTVHFFHMIGCWIYNAHLPSALSWWLVNVACMALMAVIGEYLCMRTELRAIPVNSGPKSNL; from the exons ATGGCCAGCAACTTCCGCAGCTACATCTGGGACCCGGTTCTCATTGTGTGTCAGATTGTATTGATGCAGTGCATCTACTACAGCTTCCTGGGCCTGTGGTTGGCTGGTGTGGACAGCCTTGTACAAAGTGGTCGGTCACTGGATCAGATCTTCAGCTATGAA CTTCTTGGTTTTGCAACAATGCAGGGTAGACTCTCAATGATGGCATTCATCTTGAACTCTCTTACCTG TGCACTAGGTCTGTGGTTTTTCATCCGCCGAGGGAAACAATGCCTGGACTTCACCGTTACTGTCCACTTCTTTCACATGATCGGTTGCTGGATCTATAACGCTCATCTTCCCTCCGCCTTGTCCTGGTGGCTTGTCAACGTAGCCTGCATGGCACTGATGGCTGTAATCGGAGAATACCTGTGCATGCGGACTGAGCTCAGGGCAATTCCCGTCAACAGTGGACCAAAGTCTAACCTGTGA
- the LOC133448682 gene encoding bile acid-CoA:amino acid N-acyltransferase-like, with the protein MFRACGSVIIQQFTRMTIRPRLSVCGKVTSLYQSAAGAVRWNSSSRPAPLLIAAPARSLIDEQISIRGHVLPPHCPVTLRAQMHSDDGDLWESFAHYNTPASGTLSLTSDHSVGGSYLGCEPMGLFWGMEPAPGGREGLRLRKKNVETPYNVHISLLEGHVSPSQGMGAELAAVTVERWYMAPGVRRIEIVQNGIVGTLFLPPGPGPCPAMLDMWGMGGGLPEYRSSLFASRGYASLSLAYIGHKDLPGPPNTVNVGDSYFKAAFQLLQDHCQVIADRVGIIGLSFGCYLALRIATVTGVKPSCVICINGPIGSAMLLTDKDGRRATFESSQKYWNYDDQGRVVFKELSLPANLSPESIIKLENVSCPLMYIVGEDDLNASSIETADVIEETLRSAGKSELFTRLSYPGAGHLIEPPYSPNSRTSMWSIKPKKLITVWGGHPAPHAFAQEDSWKKILEFMESHLRR; encoded by the exons ATGTTCAGAGCATGTGGGAGCGTGATCATACAGCAGTTCACAAGAATGACAATACGACCTCGGCTCAGTGTGTGCGGGAAAGTGACAAGTTTGTACCAGAGCGCAG CAGGAGCAGTGCGgtggaacagcagcagcaggccaGCCCCTCTGTTGATCGCTGCTCCTGCTCGCTCCCTCATTGATGAACAGATCAGCATCAGGGGCCACGTCCTGCCCCCGCACTGCCCCGTCACATTACGTGCACAAATGCACAGTGATGATGGGGACCTGTGGGAGTCATTTGCGCATTATAACACGCCTGCAAGCGGCACTCTTTCCT TAACCAGTGATCATTCAGTTGGAGGGTCTTATTTGGGCTGTGAGCCAATGGGACTCTTCTGGGGTATGGAGCCAGCTCCTGGAGGAAGGGAAGGCTTGAG GCTAAGGAAGAAAAATGTGGAGACTCCTTACAATGTGCATATTTCCTTACTGGAAGGACACGTTTCCCCCAGTCAAGGAATGGGCGCTGAGCTTGCAGCTGTAACTGTTGAACGCTGGTACATGGCACCAGGAGTGAGGAGAATAGAGATTGTTCAAAATGGAATTGTAGGGACATTATTCCTCCCTCCTG GGCCAGGCCCCTGTCCAGCCATGCTGGATATGTGGGGAATGGGTGGAGGACTGCCAGAGTACCGCTCATCCCTGTTTGCATCCAGGGGTTATGCTAGTCTTTCTCTTGCCTATATAGGGCACAAAGACTTACCTGGTCCACCAAACACTGTCAATGTTGGGGATTCATATTTTAAG GCAGCTTTCCAGCTACTTCAAGATCATTGCCAGGTGATTGCTGACAGAGTTGGGATCATTGGTCTTTCCTTTGGATGTTACCTGGCGCTTCGGATCGCTACTGTGACTGGAGTTAAA CCATCCTGTGTGATTTGCATCAATGGCCCTATTGGAAGTGCAATGTTGCTGACGGATAAGGATGGCAGGCGTGCAACATTTGAAAG TTCCCAGAAATATTGGAATTATGATGATCAAGGACGTGTCGTTTTCAAAGAGCTCTCCTTGCCTGCTAATCTTTCACCTGAAAGTATTATCAAG TTGGAGAATGTCAGCTGTCCACTCATGTACATAGTGGGTGAAGATGACCTGAATGCTTCAAGCATAGAGACTGCAGATGTg ATTGAGGAGACTCTGAGGTCTGCAGGTAAATCCGAGCTCTTTACCCGTTTGTCATACCCCGGCGCCGGTCACTTGATTGAACCGCCTTACTCACCAAATTCAAGAACATCCATGTGGTCCATCAAGCCTAAGAAAT TAATCACTGTTTGGGGAGGTCACCCTGCACCACATGCCTTTGCTCAGGAAGATTCCTGGAAGAAGATCCTGGAATTTATGGAGAGCCATCTAAGACGCTAA